The following proteins are co-located in the Streptomyces sp. NBC_00435 genome:
- a CDS encoding GNAT family N-acetyltransferase has protein sequence MTGAGLSVRVVATEADLKACFAVRTEVFVVEQSVPESIEYDAYDEIAVHVLAEGPDGVALGTGRLLHGPRALGKTGSADVGSLGRLAVRKSARGLGAGVALVRAIEAEAARLGLSYVDLGAQTHALGFYERLGYVAYGPEFQDAGIPHRSMRRALP, from the coding sequence GTGACGGGCGCCGGACTCTCGGTGCGGGTCGTCGCCACGGAGGCGGACCTGAAGGCGTGCTTCGCCGTGCGGACCGAGGTGTTCGTGGTCGAGCAGTCCGTGCCGGAGTCGATCGAGTACGACGCGTACGACGAGATCGCTGTCCACGTACTGGCCGAAGGGCCGGACGGGGTCGCGCTCGGCACCGGCCGCCTGCTGCACGGCCCGCGCGCCCTGGGCAAGACGGGGTCCGCGGACGTCGGCTCCCTGGGCCGGCTGGCCGTACGCAAGTCCGCGCGCGGACTCGGGGCCGGGGTCGCGCTGGTGCGGGCGATCGAGGCGGAGGCGGCCCGGCTGGGGCTGTCGTACGTGGACCTGGGCGCGCAGACGCATGCGCTGGGCTTCTACGAGCGGCTCGGGTACGTGGCCTACGGGCCGGAGTTCCAGGACGCGGGCATCCCGCACCGGTCGATGCGGCGCGCCCTGCCGTAG
- a CDS encoding TraR/DksA family transcriptional regulator, protein MITVCEGAAAMVAKKSAGSTAKKAVGKAAEKSAATKEAAAGTEAAAAEETVPGKAPARKAPAKKVAAVTKTAAKKVTAKKAAAEGAAQAAHETGARKVVAKKSTGTARKTATAATSGLPKARVVAARTPGELAVRPGEDPWTQDEVDEARSELMSEVLRLRAELDASEVAISGLMRDSGDGAGDDQADTGTKNITRESELQLAANATSMLEQTERALERLEAGTYGICENCGQPIGKARMQAFPRATLCVDCKQKQERRH, encoded by the coding sequence ATGATCACAGTATGTGAAGGGGCCGCGGCCATGGTGGCGAAGAAGTCCGCCGGGAGTACTGCCAAGAAGGCTGTCGGGAAGGCTGCGGAGAAGTCGGCCGCCACGAAGGAGGCTGCCGCCGGAACGGAGGCGGCCGCCGCGGAGGAAACGGTTCCCGGGAAGGCGCCGGCCAGGAAGGCGCCTGCCAAGAAGGTCGCGGCCGTCACGAAGACGGCCGCGAAGAAGGTCACGGCCAAGAAGGCCGCGGCCGAGGGGGCGGCGCAGGCCGCGCACGAGACGGGAGCCCGCAAAGTGGTCGCCAAGAAGAGCACCGGTACGGCCAGGAAGACGGCCACGGCCGCGACCAGCGGGCTGCCCAAGGCGCGGGTCGTGGCGGCCCGTACCCCCGGCGAGCTCGCCGTACGGCCCGGGGAGGACCCCTGGACGCAGGACGAGGTCGACGAGGCCCGCAGCGAGCTGATGAGCGAGGTGCTGCGGCTGCGCGCGGAACTGGACGCCTCGGAGGTGGCCATCTCGGGCCTGATGCGCGACTCGGGCGACGGCGCGGGCGACGACCAGGCCGATACGGGCACCAAGAACATCACCCGTGAGTCCGAACTGCAGCTGGCGGCGAACGCCACCTCCATGCTGGAACAGACGGAGCGGGCCCTGGAACGCCTCGAGGCGGGCACGTACGGGATCTGCGAGAACTGCGGCCAGCCCATCGGCAAGGCGCGGATGCAGGCCTTCCCTCGGGCCACGCTGTGCGTGGACTGCAAGCAGAAGCAGGAGCGGAGGCACTGA
- a CDS encoding RluA family pseudouridine synthase yields the protein MSTIPEVRTLPVPDGLEGERVDAAIARMFGFSRTKAAELAAAGKVLVDGSVVGKSERVHGGAWLEVEMPEPPRKVELVAEPVPGMEIVHDDDDIVVIMKPVGVAAHPSPGWTGTTVIGGLAAAGYRISTSGASERQGIVHRLDVGTSGLMAVAKSERAYTSLKNQFRERIVDKRYHALVQGHPDPMSGTIDAPIGRHPSADYKWAVTQEGKPSVTHYDLIEAFRAASLLDIKLETGRTHQIRVHMAAHKHPCVGDLTYGADPTVAKRLGLTRQWLHAVRLGFEHPSDGQWVEFASTYPADLQNALDVIRKESE from the coding sequence GTGAGTACGATTCCCGAGGTCCGCACCCTGCCCGTTCCCGATGGCCTAGAGGGCGAGCGCGTCGACGCCGCGATCGCCCGTATGTTCGGTTTCTCCCGGACGAAGGCGGCCGAACTCGCGGCCGCGGGAAAGGTGCTGGTCGACGGCAGTGTCGTCGGGAAGTCCGAGCGTGTGCACGGTGGCGCCTGGCTCGAGGTCGAGATGCCCGAGCCGCCCCGGAAGGTCGAGCTCGTCGCCGAGCCGGTCCCCGGCATGGAGATCGTCCATGACGACGACGACATCGTCGTCATCATGAAGCCGGTCGGCGTCGCCGCCCACCCCAGCCCCGGCTGGACCGGCACCACCGTCATCGGCGGCCTGGCCGCCGCCGGCTACCGCATCTCCACCTCCGGCGCCTCCGAGCGCCAGGGCATCGTGCACCGCCTCGACGTCGGCACGTCCGGCCTGATGGCCGTCGCGAAGTCGGAGCGCGCGTACACCTCGCTGAAGAACCAGTTCCGCGAGCGGATCGTCGACAAGCGCTACCACGCGCTGGTGCAGGGCCACCCGGACCCGATGAGCGGCACGATCGACGCGCCGATCGGGCGCCACCCCAGCGCCGACTACAAGTGGGCCGTGACCCAGGAGGGCAAGCCCTCCGTCACCCACTACGACCTGATCGAGGCGTTCCGCGCCGCGTCGCTGCTGGACATCAAGCTGGAGACCGGGCGCACGCACCAGATCCGCGTGCACATGGCCGCGCACAAGCACCCCTGCGTGGGCGACCTGACCTACGGCGCCGACCCGACCGTCGCCAAGCGCCTCGGGCTCACCCGGCAGTGGCTGCACGCGGTGCGGCTCGGGTTCGAGCACCCGTCGGACGGGCAGTGGGTGGAGTTCGCGAGCACCTACCCGGCTGACCTGCAGAACGCGCTGGACGTGATCCGCAAGGAGAGCGAGTGA
- the lspA gene encoding signal peptidase II produces the protein MAEAERIIGTPDVGEDGTQPESAAPKGRRRIVALLVVAVLAYVIDLGSKMLVVAKLEHQPPIQIIGDLLRFDAIRNPGAAFGFGEAFTIIFTCIAATVIVVIVRLARKLYSLPWAIALGLLLGGALGNLTDRIFRSPGIFRGAVVDFIAPAHFAVFNLADSAIVCGGILIVLLSFKGLDPDGTVHKD, from the coding sequence GTGGCAGAGGCGGAGCGCATCATCGGTACGCCGGACGTCGGGGAAGACGGCACGCAGCCCGAATCCGCCGCGCCCAAGGGGCGGCGGCGGATCGTCGCGCTGCTCGTCGTGGCGGTTCTCGCCTACGTGATCGACCTCGGCAGCAAGATGCTGGTCGTGGCGAAGCTGGAGCACCAGCCGCCGATCCAGATCATCGGCGACCTGCTGAGGTTCGACGCGATCCGCAACCCCGGCGCCGCCTTCGGCTTCGGCGAGGCCTTCACGATCATCTTCACCTGCATCGCCGCCACCGTGATCGTGGTGATCGTGCGGCTGGCGCGCAAGCTCTACAGCCTGCCGTGGGCGATCGCGCTGGGCCTGCTGCTGGGCGGTGCGCTGGGCAATCTGACCGACCGGATCTTCCGCTCGCCGGGCATCTTCCGCGGAGCGGTCGTCGACTTCATCGCGCCGGCCCACTTCGCGGTCTTCAACCTCGCGGACTCGGCGATCGTGTGCGGCGGGATCCTGATCGTCCTGCTGTCGTTCAAGGGCCTGGACCCGGACGGCACCGTCCACAAGGACTGA
- a CDS encoding Na+/H+ antiporter: MDQLALLFVLLLGAVVTVPLGDRLGLPAPVLMTLGGVALALVPVVPNVDVPPEYILPLVLPPLLYASVQRTSWRQFAANVRPILLLAVALVFVTTVAVAVTANAVVPGLPIAGAVALGALVAPPDPVAATAVAGSLGLPRRMVSILEGEGLFNDVTAIVLYHVAIAAAVSGSFSWPDALGEFVLSAVVAVAVGLALGWATNRLMGRLGDATLQIGLTLLVPFVSYVLAEEFRGSGVLAVLTTALFLAEYANDADDVLGRLAGHTFWEVVDMLVTGVAFGLIGLELHNVFGVARGREYEMAGWAAAVVAVVVGVRLLWLLPAGWLAKKLHSRRDYAEEIPLSWRESVVMWWAGMRGVASVALALAIPFRTEAGEPFPARDQIVFIAFAVIMATLVIQGLTLPWLVRRLGVEADPDAEADIARALAIRAAKAAKRRLKEIEEVEDLPEDLAEMLYRRAYDVGARISPDMVDEERREAYAKRVERIRDVQRIQREMMSAARHEVLAARSEPGADPEIVDRVLRHLDVRSLRSP; this comes from the coding sequence GTGGATCAGCTAGCGCTGCTGTTCGTGTTGTTGCTCGGGGCCGTGGTGACCGTGCCGCTCGGCGACCGGCTGGGGTTGCCCGCGCCGGTGCTGATGACGCTCGGCGGGGTGGCGCTCGCGCTGGTGCCCGTCGTGCCGAACGTCGACGTCCCGCCCGAGTACATCCTGCCCCTCGTGCTGCCCCCGCTGCTGTACGCCTCCGTGCAGCGGACCTCCTGGCGGCAGTTCGCCGCCAATGTGCGGCCCATCCTGCTGCTGGCGGTCGCCCTGGTCTTCGTGACCACCGTGGCCGTGGCCGTCACCGCGAACGCCGTCGTCCCCGGGCTCCCGATCGCCGGGGCCGTCGCACTCGGCGCGCTCGTGGCCCCGCCCGACCCGGTCGCCGCCACCGCCGTGGCCGGATCGCTGGGGCTGCCCCGGCGCATGGTGTCGATCCTGGAGGGCGAGGGGCTCTTCAACGACGTCACCGCCATCGTGCTCTACCACGTGGCCATCGCCGCCGCCGTCAGCGGCAGCTTCTCGTGGCCCGACGCGCTCGGGGAGTTCGTGCTGTCGGCCGTCGTCGCCGTCGCCGTGGGGCTCGCGCTCGGCTGGGCCACCAACCGGCTCATGGGGCGGCTCGGCGATGCCACCCTCCAGATCGGGCTGACACTGCTCGTGCCGTTCGTGTCCTACGTGCTGGCCGAGGAGTTCCGGGGCTCCGGCGTGCTGGCCGTGCTGACCACGGCGCTGTTCCTCGCCGAGTACGCGAACGACGCCGACGACGTGCTGGGCCGGCTGGCCGGGCACACGTTCTGGGAGGTCGTCGACATGCTGGTCACGGGTGTCGCGTTCGGGCTGATCGGGCTGGAGCTGCACAACGTGTTCGGTGTCGCCCGCGGCCGGGAGTATGAGATGGCCGGGTGGGCGGCGGCCGTGGTCGCGGTGGTGGTCGGCGTACGGCTGCTGTGGCTGCTGCCCGCCGGCTGGCTCGCGAAGAAGCTGCACTCGCGGCGCGACTACGCGGAGGAGATCCCGCTGAGCTGGCGGGAGTCCGTGGTGATGTGGTGGGCGGGCATGCGGGGCGTGGCCTCGGTGGCGCTCGCGCTGGCCATCCCGTTCCGGACGGAAGCGGGGGAGCCGTTCCCGGCGCGGGACCAGATCGTCTTCATCGCCTTCGCCGTGATCATGGCGACCCTGGTGATCCAGGGGCTGACCCTGCCCTGGCTGGTCCGCCGGCTCGGCGTGGAGGCCGACCCGGACGCGGAGGCGGACATCGCCCGCGCCCTCGCGATCCGCGCCGCGAAGGCCGCCAAGCGGCGGCTGAAGGAGATCGAGGAGGTGGAGGACCTTCCCGAGGACCTGGCGGAGATGCTCTACCGGCGGGCCTACGACGTGGGGGCGAGGATCAGCCCCGACATGGTCGACGAGGAGCGCCGGGAGGCGTACGCGAAGCGGGTGGAGCGGATCCGCGACGTCCAGCGCATCCAGCGGGAGATGATGTCCGCCGCCCGCCACGAGGTCCTGGCCGCCCGGAGCGAGCCTGGCGCCGACCCGGAGATCGTCGACCGGGTGCTCCGGCATCTGGACGTGCGCAGTCTGCGTAGCCCGTAG
- the ileS gene encoding isoleucine--tRNA ligase has protein sequence MTTPPQYRPVPAQVDLPALEHGVLDFWRESKTFDKTLEQSEGRPEWVFYEGPPTANGMPGAHHIEARVFKDVFPRFRTMRGYHVARKAGWDCHGLPVELAVEKELGFNGKKDIEAYGIAEFNAKCRESVTRHTDAFSELTTRMGYWVDLDDAYRTMDPEYVESVWWSLKEIFNKGLLTQDHRVAPWCPRCGTGLSDHELAQGYETVVDPSVYVRFPLTSGPLAGGAALLVWTTTPWTLVSNTAVAAHPDVTYVVATNGQEKLVVAQPLLEKSLGEGWEATGESFTGKEMERWTYRRPFDLVEFPEPAHYVVNAEYVTTEDGTGLVHQSPAFGADDLAVCRAYGLPVVNPVRPDGTFEEEVPLVGGVFFKKADEKLTADLDARGLLFKHIAYEHSYPHCWRCHTALLYYAQPSWYVRTTAVKDAMLRENEKTNWFPDSVKQGRFGDWLNNNIDWALSRNRYWGTPLPIWRCEENHLTCIGSRAELSELTGQDLSSLDPHRPYIDDVTFPCTAEGCALTSVRVPEVIDAWYDSGSMPFAQWGYPHKNKEIFEKRYPAQFISEAIDQTRGWFYTLMAVGTLVFDKSSYENVVCLGHILAEDGRKMSKHLGNTLEPIQLMDQHGADAVRWFMAAGGSPWAARRVGHGTIQEVVRKTLLTYWNTVAFQALYARTSNWAPSASDPAPADRTVLDRWLLSELHALTAEVTGAMEAYDTQRAGKLLSSFVDDLSNWYVRRSRRRFWQGDAAALRTLHEVVETVTRLMAPLTPFITERVWQDMIVPVTPEAPESVHLSTWPVADTSAIDPALSQQMLLVRRLVELGRATRAESGVKTRQPLSRALVAVSGFETLSPELHSQITEELNVSSLASLSEVGGSLVDTTAKANFRALGKRFGKGVQDVAKAVAAADAAALSLALRGGSAEVEVNGETVALTPEEVIITETPREGWSVASDSGATVALDLEITPELRLAGLARDAIRLIQEARKNSGLDVADRIALRWSSADPEVVTALTDHAGLIADEVLATDYASGDADTTYGDPFTDEPLGLTFRLRKA, from the coding sequence ATGACCACACCGCCGCAGTACCGCCCGGTACCCGCCCAGGTCGACCTGCCTGCCCTCGAGCACGGCGTCCTCGACTTCTGGCGCGAGAGCAAGACCTTCGACAAGACGCTGGAGCAGTCCGAGGGACGCCCCGAGTGGGTCTTCTACGAGGGCCCGCCCACCGCGAACGGCATGCCCGGCGCGCACCACATCGAGGCCCGCGTCTTCAAGGACGTCTTCCCGCGCTTCCGCACCATGCGGGGCTACCACGTGGCCCGCAAGGCCGGCTGGGACTGCCACGGCCTGCCCGTCGAGCTGGCCGTCGAGAAGGAACTGGGCTTCAACGGCAAGAAGGACATCGAGGCGTACGGCATCGCCGAGTTCAACGCCAAGTGCCGTGAGTCCGTGACCCGCCACACCGACGCGTTCAGCGAGCTCACGACCCGGATGGGCTACTGGGTCGACCTGGACGACGCCTACCGGACCATGGACCCCGAGTACGTCGAGTCCGTGTGGTGGTCGCTGAAGGAGATCTTCAACAAGGGCCTGCTCACCCAGGACCACCGGGTCGCCCCCTGGTGTCCCCGCTGCGGGACCGGCCTCTCGGACCACGAGCTCGCCCAGGGCTACGAGACGGTCGTCGACCCCTCGGTCTACGTCCGCTTCCCGCTGACCTCCGGCCCCCTCGCGGGCGGGGCGGCGCTGCTCGTCTGGACGACCACCCCCTGGACCCTGGTCTCCAACACCGCCGTCGCCGCGCACCCGGACGTCACGTACGTGGTGGCGACCAACGGGCAGGAGAAGCTGGTCGTCGCCCAGCCCCTGCTGGAGAAGTCCCTCGGCGAGGGCTGGGAGGCCACCGGCGAGTCCTTCACCGGCAAGGAGATGGAGCGCTGGACGTACCGGCGCCCCTTCGACCTGGTCGAGTTCCCCGAGCCCGCCCACTACGTCGTGAACGCCGAGTACGTCACGACCGAGGACGGCACCGGTCTGGTCCACCAGTCCCCCGCCTTCGGCGCCGACGACCTCGCGGTCTGCCGCGCCTACGGCCTGCCCGTCGTGAACCCGGTCCGCCCCGACGGCACCTTCGAGGAGGAGGTCCCGCTGGTCGGCGGCGTCTTCTTCAAGAAGGCCGACGAGAAGCTGACCGCCGACCTCGACGCGCGCGGCCTGCTCTTCAAGCACATCGCCTACGAGCACAGCTACCCGCACTGCTGGCGCTGTCACACCGCCCTGCTCTACTACGCGCAGCCGTCCTGGTACGTCCGCACCACCGCCGTCAAGGACGCGATGCTGCGGGAGAACGAGAAGACCAACTGGTTCCCGGACTCGGTCAAGCAGGGCCGCTTCGGCGACTGGCTGAACAACAACATCGACTGGGCGCTGTCCCGCAACCGCTACTGGGGCACCCCGCTGCCCATCTGGCGCTGCGAGGAGAACCACCTCACGTGCATCGGTTCCCGCGCGGAGCTGTCGGAGCTGACCGGGCAGGACCTCTCCTCCCTGGACCCGCACCGCCCGTACATCGACGACGTCACGTTCCCCTGCACGGCCGAGGGCTGCGCCCTCACCTCCGTGCGCGTGCCCGAGGTCATCGACGCCTGGTACGACTCGGGCTCGATGCCGTTCGCGCAGTGGGGGTACCCGCACAAGAACAAGGAGATCTTCGAGAAGCGCTACCCGGCGCAGTTCATCTCGGAGGCCATCGACCAGACGCGCGGCTGGTTCTACACGCTGATGGCGGTCGGCACCCTCGTCTTCGACAAGTCCTCCTACGAGAACGTGGTCTGCCTGGGCCACATCCTCGCCGAGGACGGCCGCAAGATGTCCAAGCACCTGGGCAACACCCTCGAGCCGATCCAGCTCATGGACCAGCACGGCGCGGACGCGGTGCGGTGGTTCATGGCGGCCGGCGGCTCCCCGTGGGCGGCGCGGCGCGTGGGCCACGGCACGATCCAGGAGGTCGTGCGCAAGACGCTCCTCACGTACTGGAACACGGTCGCCTTCCAGGCCCTGTACGCCCGTACGTCGAACTGGGCCCCGTCGGCCTCCGACCCGGCGCCCGCGGACCGCACGGTCCTGGACCGCTGGCTGCTCTCGGAGCTCCACGCCCTCACGGCCGAGGTCACCGGGGCGATGGAGGCGTACGACACCCAGCGCGCCGGCAAGCTCCTGTCCTCCTTCGTGGACGACCTCTCCAACTGGTACGTCCGCCGCTCCCGCCGCCGCTTCTGGCAGGGTGACGCGGCCGCGCTGCGCACGCTGCACGAGGTCGTGGAGACGGTCACCCGCCTGATGGCCCCGCTGACCCCCTTCATCACGGAGCGGGTCTGGCAGGACATGATCGTCCCGGTCACCCCGGAGGCCCCGGAGTCGGTGCACCTGTCGACGTGGCCCGTCGCGGACACCTCCGCGATCGACCCGGCCCTCTCGCAGCAGATGCTGCTGGTACGCCGCCTCGTCGAGCTGGGCCGTGCGACGCGGGCCGAGTCGGGCGTGAAGACCCGCCAGCCGCTGTCCCGCGCGCTGGTCGCGGTCTCGGGCTTCGAGACCCTCTCCCCCGAGCTGCACTCGCAGATCACGGAGGAGCTGAACGTCTCCTCGCTGGCCTCGCTGTCCGAGGTCGGCGGTTCCCTGGTGGACACGACGGCCAAGGCGAACTTCCGGGCACTGGGCAAGCGGTTCGGCAAGGGCGTGCAGGACGTGGCCAAGGCCGTGGCCGCGGCGGACGCCGCGGCGCTGTCGCTGGCCCTGCGCGGCGGCTCCGCCGAGGTCGAGGTGAACGGCGAGACCGTCGCCCTCACCCCGGAGGAGGTCATCATCACGGAGACCCCCCGCGAGGGCTGGTCGGTGGCGTCCGACTCCGGTGCGACCGTCGCGCTGGACCTGGAGATCACGCCGGAGCTGCGGCTCGCGGGCCTCGCCCGTGACGCGATCCGCCTGATCCAGGAGGCCCGGAAGAACTCCGGTCTGGACGTCGCGGACCGGATCGCGCTGCGGTGGTCCTCCGCGGACCCGGAGGTCGTGACGGCCCTGACGGACCACGCGGGCCTCATCGCGGACGAGGTCCTCGCCACGGACTACGCGTCCGGTGACGCGGACACCACGTACGGTGACCCCTTCACTGACGAGCCCCTCGGCCTGACGTTCCGCCTCCGCA